GCACAAATATCCATACTTGGGGCATGGCTATCAAGTAATAAGACTGATTCAGTACTCTATAATCATAGTACATTAAAATACTGCCAgacagggcttccatggtggcgcagtggttgagagtccgcctgccgatgcagtggatatgggtttgtgccccggtccgggaagatcccacatgccgcagagcggctggtcccatgagccatggccgctaagcctgtgcgtctgaagcctgtgctccacagtgggagaggccacaatagtgagacgcctgcgtaccgcaaaaaaaaaaaaaaaaaaaaaaaaaaaaaatactgccagaCAGTAATGGCCCCATATATGAAAAAGTGTCTATATGGAAAAGGCTGTGATTTATTGCAAAGCATAATTATATAGTAAATTTCAAGGAAAGTctaataattttcaaaaccaaatttttaaatttaatgattcAGGCCAAAGTCTCAGTTATTTTTTGGAGATTTCAGAACTATTAGGGGCAGAggaatgcttttccttttttctcttctttttgtcctttttgtgATGCTTCCCCTTTTTTGacttactctttttctcttttttcttttctttcttctgatatttttgtttcttttgttttgaagtGTCCTCTTCAGTGGAACTGGATGAATAAGACCTATGAGTAATAATGCATGCTGACTGATAATTGTATTTATGGTTGATGGGTACATTTAAATGGAATTTGAACTGCCTTAAATCCTTGCAACAAGGTGGGAGTATAAATATAAAGGAATTCAAACAAAATgtgctttatatatttgtattctcTTAAAATACTGTATTCAGAGTTTTTGCCACTTAGCCagagaaactaacaaaacaaatGTCTCTATTCTGCTCAGTTCTAGTTATGAGTTTTAAATTCAGTAAggatgaaataatttttctgtgattttgtttttcatcctGTGTACCCTTCAAAATCTTTCTTATAAGGCAAAGAAAATGGCATTTACCAACCCTCATTATATACACAATTCACTTGTGTATATAATAACTTGTTCGCATATTCTCTTAAAAGAGCCACAAACGATACAATTATATGAAAAGGGCTACAGTTGTACCTccgtataaatgaatgaaagctgaaaattagcaaaataaaagcacttttgttttattttatttttcaagttaaagTACTTGATTCTTTAACATGCACAGTGATACAGATGAACACTTgcattctgaaataattttcacTAGTTACAGAAAGAATGCTTTTAAATGTATACTctatataaatgaatgagaataacTTATCATTatactgtatttttcttatattactcAAATACTAAATTGGGAAAATAAACTGTAGAATTGTTTCCTCTaacgaaaaataaaaaaaaaaaacgaacaaaaaaacccatctcTCTTAAGAGATGTATAAAAAGATGAACAACAATATCCAGACCCCAAATATGtgtgacaaaacagaaactgagttaatttaaaatctaaaaggCATCCCAGAGATAGCTGAGTGATCTAAACATTAGAAGTTAAAACCCAAACTAAGAAAACCTAAAAGACATACAGTAGAAGGCAAAGTAAACACATGAGACTACAAGGTTGTGTCTGTAGAGTGACTCACTTGTGAATTCCTTGACTGCCTTCCTTGATCAGGGACTCTCAGCCTCCCCCGTTTCTGTAACattgtgttccttcctcttccttgtcCACCTTCTCAGACTCTGGCCATCTCCTGAgcttattttctcatatattctcTTGCACTCTCTTCAACTCTTTTTCTCAACTCTTGCCTACTTTCCTGTTTAAAGACCTGCTTGACCTCTACATTCTAACCAGCGCTGCTTCTCTGCCGGcacttttttctttggctttctggACCTGGGTTCTCTTTAAGGCAGAATGTTACACTTTGGCACAGCAACCACATCAGGTGGCGTTACCTTTGCTAAGTGTACTTAGAAAAGTTCTTTTAATTTCAGGCCCTGTCTGAGGTGAGTGAGGCCCAAGGTAGAGAGGCTTGAGTAAATAATATGTTACTCTAAAACCAGTAcatgaaaatttggaaaacagaaaatctcaCTTCTCCTGTAAGCAATCCACATGCTGTGCCAATGCAAATGATTAAACAATACACTCATCAGACTACACGATATACTGAGCTCTACCTTCCTATGTCAGTTCTTAAACATTATTAACTCCCAACACCTGAAAGTGAGTTAACTTTTCCAATTTATAAAGTAGCTGAGGGTGTTAGAATGTATATATTACATGCTCTATAAAAACTACAAAGTGACAACACCTGATGTGCAGAACCTACTGTCAGAGAACTAAGGTCCAAGCTAGATATTACTACCTGCTAAATGCCCTAAAAAGTGTCTATATGTACATGTTTATTCTAGTGTAAATGAAAGTGCACTCATGAACCAAGGAAGAAGTTGCCTCTTAAGTCTTTTGATCAATTTCTTTAACCAGTCGTTGTTAAAAGAGTTGATAGTAAAAATTCATAGGTGGCTGATGAGAATTCTGAAAGATCTGAAGGTATTTTTAGCATGACAAATGAGTACATAAATcctattaataaattaatttcttagcCATGGCAATGATATTTTGAGAATACAAATATTTAAGCTCCAACTTCATACATATGAggacaaaatatatatgtgaagAATTTAGACATATGTCCAATTAAAAACTTAACTGATgttctaaaacttaaaaattctaGAATACAAATAGAATACATAAAAGAAGCGGGTGgagctgttatttatttataccttgatttgctccaaaaaagaaaatttaaggtgGCTGAGTGCTGACTTTATTTTTGATTCCTGACATGAAGGATTTTGTTATTCTACTGAAACAACTGAACATCTAGCTTTCATTAAGATAATATTAAATTAACTGGActataacatgaaaaataaaattttataatccaTCTAGATCCACAgtcctgcttttttaaaaaaaatgttaaaaaaaataccttttccttttttttttcaacttgattttctctttgctttttgcttttttcttctcctcttcttcatttattcctgTGTGTTGAGGGGAAAGAATCAGGTCACCATCAGTTTATATACTAATATggtatgtatacattttttgatTTTGGTTGTTGGTTGGTGAATTTCACTGTTAGGATACTGCACTTTTTTTGTAACAATGTCccctttctttattatttttactcattaaaaacattataaaagtaCTATATGCTTTTAATACAGATTTCAAATCTACTAAGTACactaagtaaaaaattaaaatatttcatttctaattcctaaAGCATATCAATGTCGACAGTTTGATGGGTACTATTCCAGGCCTTAAGAAACGAAACAATAcaataatgtataatttaaaaaatcttctttttcAAGCAAAATTAGGATCATGAAATCCTAGGGTCATGGGACAATAACCATATCTAATATTTATGTCGTTGGTATCTTGGAAGGAGAGAATACATACTATTCTCTATCTTGTTTATTAAATACACAATTTGGTCTGTATTCTTCTAGGCTTTCTCTATACATAACCaaatacacacaaacattcaCTTATACAAACATAATTACATGTAAGTCccaagtttttatttcatttgaaaaatggattgtggcatataatatataatatttccaacttatttctttcacttaacactttttttgatattcttttattCTAACACCATAtgctgaaaagactattctttctatACAGAACTGCCTTTTCACCTCTGTCAAATATCAATTGAACTTCTGCTTCTAGGAAGATGAACTAGATGTACTTTTCCTATTCCTCCCATTAAATATAACTACAAACCCCAGACATTAAAAAACAAGCATAAGAAGACTGTAAAAGGTGGAAAGACAGACACTAGCTAGGGATCTTGAAATCCAGAAAATGACACACCACTGAGTtccctgaaatttcttttttgctttatatagCCCAGACTTACAGCTGAAGAAGCCAGCAACCTGGCAATATCAACAGGTGCAGACAAAAATACCCCAACAATAGCctgctctctctagccaaaggaccaaGAAAGGGACAGCCTAGTGACAGGAAACTTTTAGATAATAACTGCCATttccagccaaacaccacagaaaaaaatggGGCACCACCGCCACCCATGCTACCAAAGGCTGAGTGAACAACACAGACTTCCCCCTGTGAGCCTGTGATGAGATATCTCAATCCCCCTTCCTGAGAAGTCTAAGTGGTGAGCCAAACTTTCATCCCCACTGACCAGTAATAAGACCTCCATTAACAGTGTCAGTGTAGACCACACAAGGAGCCTGGATTTCCAACCCCACCCAGCAGTAATGAGGCACTCCTCCCCTCCATGCTTAAGCATTGTCAGAAGAGACCTAATGAAAGTCAGTGCTTTCACTGTCACCCAGTGGTAACAAGACTACTCTCACCATGGTATCAGGGGGCACCACACAGGGAGTTGAAATTTCGACCTTCACCCAGCAGTAACAAGAAGCCGTGTCCACCTTAGGTGTTGGTGAAGGCTGAGTGGTGAAACTgaacttttattttcatctgg
The Physeter macrocephalus isolate SW-GA chromosome 8, ASM283717v5, whole genome shotgun sequence genome window above contains:
- the SREK1IP1 gene encoding protein SREK1IP1 isoform X4, whose product is MAVPGCNKDSVRAGCKKCGYPGHLTFECRNFLRVDPKRDIVLDVSSTSSEESDEENEELNKLQALQEKRINEEEEKKKAKSKEKIKLKKKRKRSYSSSSTEEDTSKQKKQKYQKKEKKKEKKSKSKKGKHHKKDKKKRKKEKHSSAPNSSEISKK